A part of Streptomyces sp. NBC_00557 genomic DNA contains:
- a CDS encoding ScbR family autoregulator-binding transcription factor, producing the protein MARQLRAEQTRATIITAAADLFDRHGYESTSLSDIVAHAKVTKGALYFHFAAKEDLARAILQLNAKAAKTLVAEIEGRGCSSLEALIRTTFGIARLAVEDPVPRAALRLATADVAVRPPLRHPFAEWLEFATRKFTGAVRESDVHGDLDVGIVAHSLVSFFVGTRVAGRSLEPVGRLPRRVAEMWYLLIRGLVPVHRRPRYISLATQLEREIRTA; encoded by the coding sequence ATGGCGAGGCAGTTACGCGCCGAGCAGACCCGGGCAACGATCATCACGGCCGCGGCCGACCTGTTCGACCGGCACGGCTACGAGTCCACGAGCCTGAGCGACATCGTCGCACACGCGAAGGTCACCAAGGGCGCGCTGTACTTCCACTTCGCCGCCAAGGAAGACCTCGCCCGCGCCATCCTCCAACTCAACGCCAAGGCCGCCAAGACGCTGGTCGCCGAGATCGAGGGCCGCGGCTGCTCCTCGCTGGAGGCCCTGATCCGCACCACGTTCGGCATCGCCCGGCTCGCCGTGGAGGACCCGGTGCCGCGCGCCGCACTCCGCCTCGCCACCGCCGACGTCGCCGTACGGCCGCCCCTGCGGCACCCGTTCGCCGAGTGGCTGGAGTTCGCAACCAGGAAGTTCACCGGCGCCGTCAGGGAGTCCGACGTGCACGGCGATCTCGACGTCGGCATCGTCGCGCACTCCCTGGTCTCCTTCTTCGTCGGCACCCGCGTCGCGGGCCGCTCGCTGGAACCGGTGGGACGGCTGCCGCGCCGGGTCGCCGAGATGTGGTACCTGCTGATCCGGGGCCTGGTCCCGGTGCACCGCCGTCCCCGCTACATCAGCCTCGCCACACAGCTGGAGCGGGAGATCAGAACGGCCTGA
- a CDS encoding damage-control phosphatase ARMT1 family protein: MPSTPFAPVILGNEPGSFPHSVLAERHPAIISRVRDAFPYGPGQHRALDELLENCAEGTVEPLPADAPDRDRWQEWGLAGCAGRSWYDVPWLWAESYFYRRLLDAVGWFGPGAWQGIDPFRPFKRAELDAPETAEELAALDTLSGLPEERRAHALLHGSLWGNRADLGFRLSAEGAESRDPAPALVADDSEALWSLLPPDGTATLVLVADNAGRELVPDLLLIAHLLAEGRTARAVLHVKPHPYYVSDATTADVVDALHRLRAVPGAAAGYARVLWSAMADGRLTVRAHPFSCAPLGYEEMPDDLRAEFAAATLTLFKGDLNYRRLVGDRLWPPTTPFHETTAYFPGPVAALRTLKSDVITGLPAATEAALVAAEGRRWRTAGTHALIQADVK, from the coding sequence ATGCCCTCCACCCCGTTCGCACCCGTGATTCTCGGCAACGAACCCGGCTCCTTCCCGCACAGCGTGCTGGCCGAGCGGCACCCGGCGATCATCAGCCGCGTACGGGACGCCTTCCCGTACGGCCCCGGGCAGCATCGGGCCCTGGACGAGCTGCTCGAGAACTGCGCTGAAGGGACGGTCGAGCCGCTCCCGGCCGACGCCCCGGACCGGGACCGCTGGCAGGAGTGGGGGCTGGCCGGCTGCGCCGGGCGCTCCTGGTACGACGTGCCGTGGCTGTGGGCGGAGAGCTACTTCTACCGCCGGCTGCTCGACGCCGTCGGCTGGTTCGGCCCCGGCGCCTGGCAGGGCATCGACCCCTTCCGCCCGTTCAAGCGCGCCGAACTGGACGCGCCGGAGACGGCCGAGGAACTGGCCGCGCTGGACACCCTGTCCGGCCTGCCCGAGGAGCGGCGGGCGCACGCCCTGCTGCACGGCTCGCTCTGGGGCAACCGCGCCGACCTCGGCTTCCGGCTCTCCGCCGAAGGCGCCGAGTCCCGCGACCCGGCGCCCGCGCTGGTCGCCGACGACAGCGAGGCCCTGTGGTCGCTGCTGCCGCCCGACGGTACGGCCACGCTGGTCCTGGTCGCGGACAACGCGGGCCGCGAACTCGTCCCCGACCTGCTGCTGATCGCCCATCTCCTCGCCGAGGGCCGGACCGCCCGGGCGGTCCTGCACGTCAAGCCACACCCGTACTACGTCTCCGACGCCACGACCGCCGACGTGGTCGACGCCCTGCACCGGCTGCGCGCGGTGCCCGGCGCGGCCGCCGGGTACGCGCGCGTGCTGTGGTCGGCCATGGCCGACGGCCGCCTCACCGTGCGCGCCCATCCCTTCTCCTGCGCCCCGCTGGGGTACGAGGAGATGCCGGACGACCTGCGCGCCGAGTTCGCCGCGGCCACGCTGACCCTGTTCAAGGGCGACCTCAACTACCGGCGCCTGGTGGGCGACCGGCTGTGGCCGCCGACCACGCCCTTCCACGAGACGACCGCGTACTTTCCCGGCCCGGTCGCCGCGCTGCGCACCCTGAAGTCGGACGTGATCACCGGCCTGCCGGCGGCGACCGAGGCCGCCCTGGTGGCGGCCGAGGGCCGGCGCTGGCGCACCGCCGGCACCCACGCGCTGATCCAGGCCGACGTCAAGTGA